One genomic region from Salvelinus fontinalis isolate EN_2023a chromosome 18, ASM2944872v1, whole genome shotgun sequence encodes:
- the LOC129815985 gene encoding homeobox protein Hox-C13a-like: MTTSLVLHPRWADTLMYVYEKSPNENNQNKNQSMEGLGGNCSATHCRELISHSALGRHSGSLNHQGSVYSDIPSQDTGRHCSAPQTSSSTTLGYGYPFGSPYYGCRLSHSHNVNLQQKPCSYHPAEKYAEPSAALPTEELSGRAKEFAFYPSFASSYQTVPGYLDVSVVPGISAHPEPRHDTLIPMDGYQHWALSNGWDGQVYCSKEQTHSTHLWKSPFPDVVPLQPEVSSYRRGRKKRVPYTKIQLKELEKEYAASKFITKDKRRRISATSNLSERQVTIWFQNRRVKEKKCVCKSKSSSHMHAT; the protein is encoded by the exons ATGACGACTTCGCTGGTTCTGCATCCACGCTGGGCGGACACCTTAATGTACGTATATGAAAAAAGCCCGAATGAAAATAATCAGAATAAAAACCAATCAATGGAGGGACTAGGCGGGAATTGTTCTGCTACTCACTGCAGGGAACTGATCTCGCACTCAGCGTTGGGACGACACTCCGGCAGCCTAAACCACCAGGGTTCTGTGTACTCGGACATACCCTCCCAGGACACAGGGCGACATTGCTCCGCTCCCCAGACTTCCTCTAGCACCACCCTGGGTTATGGCTACCCGTTCGGAAGCCCTTATTACGGGTGTCGGTTGTCACACTCGCACAACGTTAACTTGCAGCAGAAGCCATGCTCTTACCACCCTGCCGAGAAGTATGCAGAACCAAGCGCGGCACTGCCCACGGAAGAGCTGTCAGGCAGGGCAAAGGAGTTCGCCTTTTACCCGAGTTTTGCCAGTTCATACCAGACTGTCCCAGGTTACTTGGACGTGTCTGTGGTTCCCGGTATCAGTGCGCACCCGGAACCGAGACATGATACTTTGATTCCCATGGATGGATATCAGCACTGGGCTCTATCTAATGGCTGGGACGGACAGGTGTACTGTTCTAAAGAGCAAACACACTCAACACATCTCTGGAAATCTCCATTCCCAG ATGTCGTGCCTTTGCAACCAGAGGTCAGCAGCTACAGACGAGGCCGCAAAAAGCGAGTTCCTTACACCAAGATCCAGCTGAAGGAACTAGAGAAAGAGTACGCAGCCAGCAAGTTCATCACCAAAGACAAGAGACGTCGAATATCTGCCACTTCAAATCTCTCCGAACGCCAGGTCACCATCTGGTTCCAGAACCGGCGGGTGAAGGAGAAAAAATGTGTCTGTAAATCTAAATCAAGCTCTCACATGCATGCCACTTGA